The genome window AGCGAGGTTTAATGCAGGATGTAACTTTCATTACAGCAGATCCGGTTCATACTAAAGCGGATAAACCCAGAGGTGATGAAGTACGAACGAGAAGATCAAAAGAAGGTACATGGATCAAAAAGGGGAACAATCCATATTTTGGATTTAAAACGCATACCTTGGTGGATAAAGATAGTCGATTCATTTGAAGCGTTGAAACCTCAATGGCGTCACTTCATGATAGTCAAGTAAGTCTTTCAGAACAAGGTCAACCGGTCTATAGAGATAAAGTATAATAGCGTTAGTTATAGATCTTTGGTAAGAAAAGTCGGCAAATAATCGGGTTTTAAGCATTTCAGAAGATCAATGATTTGAATGTTTCATCATGTGATCTTATTCTTACCTGTGACAAAAAATCGTTGAGTTTTTCGCTATCCTCTACGAAAAATGTCCACTTCACTCCCATGTTATGCATTTGATGAAATATGGGTTAAAAATTGAGAGGACATTTATTATTCTAACGGAAAACCCTGCTACATTGGTTAAGACTTCTCTCTGTGTCTATGTTGTATTAATTATTTATGATAGAGATCTAATATATTTTTTAATTTTAATATTAAATAAAAATAAATCCGTTTTGGGAGTAGTCATTTTTAACTCTTATGACTGAGTTATATTGTGAGAAGATAATTCTCTTTCAGTTCAAAATTATCTACTTTCAAGGAATATGATTGATCTTGTCAGAACAATAGTTGTCGATTTCTAACCTAAGCATCTTTATCAGTATATACAAGCCGGCCAATACATGACGAATGAATTAATCAGGATTCTGTGTGTCGATGGTAACCAGGAAATATTAGCATTAGGTAAATCCTATCTGGAACGATATTGTGAATATTCTGTAGACATAGTCGCAAATTCTGTTGCTGCCCTTGAGATGGTACTATCTCAAAAGTACGATGTGGTTGTATCTGGTTATCAGATGCCAGTGATGAATGGTATCGAACTTCTAAAAGAAATCAGAAATTTAAAAAATCCCATCCCTTTTATTATTTTTACCGGACATGGAAGAGAGGATGTAGTAATTGATGCATTAAATAATGGTGCCGGTTTTTACATCCGGAAAAAAGGAGATATTCAGGCTGAATTCAACGAGTTAGAATCTCATATTCGGCATATTGTCGAACTAAAAATAGCAGAGATAAAAATTCAGGATCAGATACAACGAGAACAGGATATTATCAATTTCCTCCAAGATGCAACATTTGCAATTGATACAGATGGAATCGTCATCGCCTGGAACCGTGCAATGGAAGAAATATCCGGTGTTATGGCTCAAGATATTGTGGGAAAAGGAGACTATGAATATGCTATTCCTTTTTATCACATAAGAAGGCCGGTTCTCATAGATTTTGTTATAGATGGGAGTTCAGAAATTTCTACTTACTATCCATCTGTTATCAGAAATGAAAAAAACCTTAGTGCAGAAGTAGGAGGTCTATTATTATTCACCGGAAAAGAAGTTTATATTTGGTTCACTGCAGCTCCATTATACAATTCTCATGGTTCAATTGTTGGTGCGATAGAATCAATCAGAGATATTACTGAGAGGAAAAATCTGAAGATATAATAAGAATAACAAAAGAGCGTCTCCAGATTGCTCAGAAGATTGGCCAGGTTGGAAATTGGGAGTTTGATGTCGCATCCGGAACAATATGGGCATCTGAAGAAGCATGTAAAATATTTGAAATAAACCGTCCTCTGGATGGGATAATATCGTTAGAATATGTTGAGTCTAGAATTCCTGATTGTCAGCGTGTTCATCAGGCATTGGTTGATCTGGTTGTTGAAAATGTTGAGTATGATCTCGAGTATACCATTTTTAGCAATGGTCCCACTCCAACAAAAATTATCCATTCTGTAGCTAGGGCTGATCGTGATCTGGATGGAAATCCTGTAAAATTATATGGGGTAATTCAGGATATCACAAATAGAAAAAAAGTTGAAAATGAGATCCGTAGAAAAAATGAAGAACTTCAGGCAGCTATTGAAGAGATAACTGCAACTGAAGAGGAACTTCGTGTTCATTTAGATCTTCTGACAATGAAAGAACAACAGGTTCGGGAGAGTGAAGAGCAGTTTCAGGCATTGTTCATGAATATGACCGAAGGAGTTGCTGTTCATGATCTGATCTATGATTATACAGGAAAATCCTACGATTACCTTATTAAAAAAGTAAACCCTGCCTTTTATTTACACCTGGGCCTCTCACAGACAAATCTGGTAGGAAAGACTGGAAGGGAAGCATACGGGGTTCAGGATCCCCCATATCTGGATATATATGCTCGTGTTGCCGAATCTGGAGTTCCAGAGATCTTTGAGACTTACTATCCTCCGCTTGATAAGCATTTTGCGATTTCAGTTTATAGTCCAGCCAAAGGAAGTTTTGTAACTGTTTTTATGGATATATCTGAGCGAAAATGTTCAGAACAAGCTCTTGCACATCAATATAATCTCCTGAAATTAACAGAAGAAGACCTCCGTCAGACCAAAACTTACCTGGAAAATCTGATATCAATTGCAAATGTCCCGGTTATTGTCTGGGATTCGTCATTTCGGATTACTCGTATGAATAATGCCTTTGGGTTTTTGATAGGAAGATCTTCAGATGAAATGATTGGAATACCTCTCCATACATTATTTGCTCCAGAACAGGTGGATTTGTGTGTC of Methanospirillum lacunae contains these proteins:
- a CDS encoding response regulator, with the translated sequence MTNELIRILCVDGNQEILALGKSYLERYCEYSVDIVANSVAALEMVLSQKYDVVVSGYQMPVMNGIELLKEIRNLKNPIPFIIFTGHGREDVVIDALNNGAGFYIRKKGDIQAEFNELESHIRHIVELKIAEIKIQDQIQREQDIINFLQDATFAIDTDGIVIAWNRAMEEISGVMAQDIVGKGDYEYAIPFYHIRRPVLIDFVIDGSSEISTYYPSVIRNEKNLSAEVGGLLLFTGKEVYIWFTAAPLYNSHGSIVGAIESIRDITERKNLKI
- a CDS encoding PAS domain S-box protein, translated to MVDLVVENVEYDLEYTIFSNGPTPTKIIHSVARADRDLDGNPVKLYGVIQDITNRKKVENEIRRKNEELQAAIEEITATEEELRVHLDLLTMKEQQVRESEEQFQALFMNMTEGVAVHDLIYDYTGKSYDYLIKKVNPAFYLHLGLSQTNLVGKTGREAYGVQDPPYLDIYARVAESGVPEIFETYYPPLDKHFAISVYSPAKGSFVTVFMDISERKCSEQALAHQYNLLKLTEEDLRQTKTYLENLISIANVPVIVWDSSFRITRMNNAFGFLIGRSSDEMIGIPLHTLFAPEQVDLCVHLFQSSLKEGRGSSTEIPVLHRDGSLRTILWNSSTLFAQDGITPIATIAQGRDVTEERRLEEEKSSALLQIQQNLAFLAILNDEIRNPLTIILTCADLINDQKILDQICIQTQRIDEMVNQLDKRWIESEKVLTAIRKHYHINSGVNFGETSSKNI